CATCAGCGGACGACTGAGTCTCTTCAGTCATGTGAGTCGATATCTCGACGTTCAACGCCAGGAAAGGTGAGCACATAGTCAGAACCGAATGCTTCACCGGGCGTCAGGAATCCTGCCTCTACTCCATTGTCTAGAACACGACGAGCTGATTCGATGGCTGTCTTTGCGGTTAGGTCATACGTATCCGGCGTCTGTAAGTGCGCACTCACTTGTTCACCATCATCAGTTTCGACCTCCCCGACGACCCGCGTTACATTTTGTTCACGTTGTGCTGCAGTTGGGCCAGAGACCATGTTGTCAATAAGGGTCTTTAACCCCGCTTGAACGGGTTTCGATCCGAGAACCCGCGTGAATTTTCCCGACCGCTTCATTACCTTAATTGCGTACTCAGGAACCGTCGCATACGTTTCGATGTTTGGAATATTCGTCGCGTAAAAGGCGGTCGAGACATCGCCCCACGGCACTGTGACTGCCTTTTTATGCATCCCGTCAAATGCGAACGTACGGGTTCTCCACGCCGGAGGTACATCTCGTATCTCACCGTTCTCGTGGACTGCTCCCGGCCGATGGAGTCCCTCAACGATTGATTTCCCTGTGCCTGGTGAGAACGTCTGTAAACCGTCAAGTGCAAGCCGTAAGCGAGTCGGGTTATCGACCTGATCGGCGAGATAGACAGCGAGGCAGTCTGTCGGAACGACATCGAATCCGACTGCCGGAAGAAGTGTCACATCTGCCTCAATGGCGTCATCATCTCGCTCAGCGATGGATTCAAGCACATCAATCTGGCCTGTAATGTCAAGATAGTCAGTTCCGGTCTCCAGACAGGCGTCGATGAGCGGAGTCGCCGTCGACGAGAACGGTCCGGCACAGTTCAATACCGCATCGAAGTGGCTCACAGACTGCTCGATAATTGCTGGATGCTCGAGACTAAACGTCTGGTGATCAAGCCCGAGCTCGGTTGCCTGTGCCTCAACTGCTTCAGCTTGTCGCCCAGCCAGCACTGGTGACTCTCCCTCGTCAACCGCAGTTTTGGCGACTAAGGCCCCAGTATAGCCGTACGACCCGTAAATGAGCAACTCGTCGGTCATATATCCATTAGCGAGCCCCTCCGTCAAAATTCTCGTGGCAGTTGGTATCGAGACGAATATCTGGTCGCAACCCATCACACTGGGAGGAGTAATACTCTCATCGAGGCCAGAGCGATTGTGGCCTTGCTACTGTCATTATTTGAACACTGCTGATACGTCCTGATGACGGACGAACTGGAGCGGTGATAACCTGGAGACCGTCATCATTGGAACATCTCTCGGAGACGATCGATCACCCCTCCGGTGACCGCAAAAATCGCATCCATCTCGTCGTCGGTGAGTTTGAAGTCAAAGACGTCGAAATTTTCCTGCAAATGTTCGCTCCGAGAGGCTTTAGGGATCGCGATAACGTTCGACTGCTGGAGTAACCACCGTAATGCGACCTGTGCACCGGTCTTGCCGTACTGTTCGCCGATCGTGATGAGCGTTTCGTTGGTCGCAACGCGGCCCTTTGCCAACGGCGTATACGCTGTGAGACTCACGTCGTGCTGGATGCAAAACGCAAGCAGGTTGTCCCGGCGATGGTATGGATTGTACTGCACCTGGTTCGTGACGATCGGCGTCCGTGATGCCTCCATTGCGGCCCGCGTCTGCTCGACCGAAAAATTGCTCACCCCAATATGATGCACGAGACCACGGTCTTGTAAATCATTCATCGCTCCGATCGTGTCTGTAATCTGAACACGATTACTCGGCGCGTGGATCAATAGCAGGTCGATATATGTTGTGTCGAGTCGGTCGAGACTTGCCTCGACTGAGGACAACACCTTCTCTGGCGCCACGTTCCCGCGGTTGAGTTTCGTCGTGACGAAGACATCCTCCCTGTCGACAGCAGCAGCGGTGATGCCCGCTCCGACCGCGTCTTCGTTGTTGTACATCTGTGCTGTGTCCACGTGACGATATCCCAACTCCAACGCTTGTTCGACAGCCACGCGGCATTCTCGACCAGTCATAGGGGCCGTTCCGAGGCCGAGGGCCGGGATAGTGACGCCATTGATGGTCACGGCTTCTGTCGTCGATGCCATAGCCTCACCACGATGTGTAGCTACACGTGTGTTCGGGCGATACCTAACAAGATCAAAAGAGATGAGTGAGCTGTTTGTTCAGGGAGACTCCTCGTCCGTACTACTATAGGCCTCGTTGAAGTCCCATTCACGGCGGAGAAGTTCCTCAACACCATGTTCGAGAATGATCTCACTGAGGGCGGTCGCCCTGTAGTAGGTATTGTGACTGCCACGGTACCGCGACTGCGGTGCGTCGACACCATCAGGGCGGGCTGGGAAGCAGGCGGTGGACATGCCACTCGATCCTCCCGAGGCCCTCGAACGCGGAGCCAGAGCCGACTGTCTCTCCTTACGCCAAAATGCTAAGCTACTCGCTATCCTACATCGTATATGAGCGCAGGTATCGACAACATCCAGTTCTTGGCCACGTCGGCCCACCGAGTCGGCGTCCTCGAAGCGTTGCGCGACGGCCCGACCGACCGTCAAGAGCTGTGTGAGGCCACCGGTGCCTCCTCGCCGACCGTCGGGCGGGTGCTCGCCGACTTCAGCGAACGTCAATGGCTCGTTAGGGATGGCCCCACGTACGGACTGACCTCTCTCGGCGAGTACGTCGCCGATCGATTTCTGGCTCTCCGGGACGTGATGGAAATCGAAGAGAAGCTCCGCGACGTCTGGCACTGGCTGCCGGTGGAGATGCCGGGTTTTTCCGTCGATCTCTTCGCCGACGCGGTGGTTTCCTACCCCGGGCCAGGGTACCCCTACGAGCCCGTCGAGCGTCTCAGCCAGCTCATTGCGTCTACCTCGTCGTTGCGTGGGTTCGACAACATCGTCTACAAGTCGAGCAACCTGGAGACAGCCTGCGGCGCGGTTCTCGAGGGAATGACATTCGAGTACGTGTTTACGCCCGAGGCCCTGGAGGGTACCTTCGCCTGGAACCCAGACCGGATTATGGAGGTTACTGCCTGCGAGAACGCGGCCATCTTCGTCCATGACAACCTTCCCGACGGCGACCGCTGCGGCCTCGGCATCGTAGACGACCGGGCTGGCATCTGCTGCCACGACACCGAGACCGGGGCGCTCGTGGCTGTAATCGACACCGACGCCCCGAAAGCCCGTGAGTGGGCCATCTCGGTCTTCGAGGAGGTTCGTGTGGAGGCGACTCCGTTAGACGCCGCCGCCTTCGATTCCACCGCGCCATCGTAACGCCACTGACGACGACCGCCGCTATCGAACTCGCAAACTAATCAGCTTGGATCCACTGACGTAGCGGGCCCTCGGCCTACCCGAGATTTCAAGGCGTGAAATCCTGCATGCGGCATCATCACTTCCCTCGGGCGCGTACGTTTAGCCGAGGAACGAACACATGACCGAGCGATACGACACCATCGTCATCGGTGGCGGTCAGGCTGGACTGGCGACCGGGTACTACCTGCAACAGTACGATCAGGACTTCGTCATCCTCGATGCGAGCGACCGCGTCGGCGACGCATGGCGAACCCGCTGGGACTCCCTTCAAGTATTCACGCCAGCCCGCTACTCGACCCTGCCGGGGATGGACTATCCGGGCTCACCGTACGCCTTCCCCACAAAGGACGAGGTCGCCGACTATCTAGAAACCTACGCCCTGCATTTCGACCTGCCCGTCGGACTCGGCGTCCGAGTGGACGGGCTGGAACGGAGCGGCGATGGTTTCCTTGTGAGCGCCGGCAACCGGCGGTTCGAGGCGGACAACGTCATTGTGGCGATGGCGAGCTACCAGGTCCCAAAGATTCCTGAGTTCGCGTCGGAGCTCTCTGACGACATCGTTCAGTTGCACACAAGTGACTACCGCAATCCCGATCAGCTCCAGGACGGGGACGTGCTCGTCGTTGGGGCGGGTAACTCCGGTTCCGAGATCGCCCTCGACGTCGCCGACGAACACGAGACGTGGTTGTCTGGCCGGGACGTTGGCCACGTGCCGTTCCATATCGACTCGTGGTTCGGCCGTCACTTGGGTGTCCCTTTCGTGATGCGCGTGCTCTTTCACAGAATCCTCACGACGGGGACGCCCATCGGGCGTCGGAAGCGCCCGCAGATACTGTCACAGGGCATCCAGATGGTTCGAGTCAAACCAAGTGACTTGGCCGCGGCTGGCATCGAGCGAGTGCCTCGCACGACCGGCGTCCGAAACGGTCGCCCAGTCGTTGGGGACGACGACGTCCTCGATGTCGAGAACGTCATCTGGTGCACTGGCTTCCAGCCTGACTTCTCGTGGATCGACCTCCCGATCTTCGACGGGAAAGAAGAGCCCAAGGAGCCCGTCCACCTGCGCGGCGTCGTCCCGGACGAACCTGGCCTGTATTTTGTCGGCCTGTTTTTCCTATACGCGATGACGTCGGGGCTGTTCACCGGCCTCGGAAGGGATGCGGAGTACGTCGTCGACCACCTGACGTCAAGGACGCGACAGCAGCACCCCCATCCGAGTTACACCGGATCGGTGGACGAAGCCCCAGATCAGTCGTAATCGAGTTCGGCGTCGGCCCTATGTCTAAGAGAGGCCAGTCTCGAACACGTCGCCATCTCACACGGTCTTATTCATTCTACTTGGAGACAGATCACCCGTAGTGACCGATACGTTCTGTCTGCAGTACGTAGTTCCTATCAAGTACTGGGGGTCTCAAACAAAGCTACCATCCATCTCTGATGACAGTCTAACCAGGATAAGTGCTGTCACGTTTTGTTGGCCCAAAATAGACTTTCTCTGTATAATATGCATTTGACATATGATGATGAACGCCGGCGATTGTACTACTTACGATACTGGGGTTCCACTCGGCTCAATCCATGGTAATCCGTCCTCACTCGACCAACCGTGTATGCACGCACTCTGCTCAAAATATACTATTATTGAACTAATTGGATGGGAGAAACTGCGACCTCATTTACCCGTAGCTCATCCATTGGCTGACCACCCCTCTTTATTTCTATCTGTTAGGTTGCTGCCTCTCTTTGCACGGTCCCAACTACTCGACTCTCTTTTTCATATTATTGATATCTCCGTGATCTCAGCGATTGTTGCCCTTCCTCGCAATTCAGCAATTACATACTCTCCACCTGTACCCCTGTACCCCCCTATTACTTTGGACGGTTTTGGAGATACAGGTGGCGAAATGGCGGCGTTAGATTTGCATATAATAACGTAGGGCTTCTCTCAGGCCGTTATTTGTTATATGCAACTGGTTTTGGCTTCTCTGAGAGATATATGCACCGTGTTGAGACTTCTAACTCACGAATTTCGCATTTAACGTTAATCGGCCCATTCTTGTTACTCATACTATATGAAAAAGGTTGGATTTCCTATGTGAAAATAGAGACCAGAAAACGGCTCAGACGCCAGAATTCTTTGCACACAATAGCTTATTCGTATTTGCAAATCCGGTAGTACAAGCACTCCGAGATAGAAGTCAAACAGTAGGTACCCAATGTGATACAACAGCGGAAAGGAGCCTCCCACGGGAGGCCGCATTGATGGCTACTCTGACTGCGTATCGAGCTGCTCGTACATATCGTTAGGGAACGGAAGACTGCCATAGATCGAGTATGGACACTGGTCGCGCCCGATACAATAGCGCTGCATATCACCATTTGAACAGTTCATTGGGAGGGGGATCTCACCACCGATATCGTTCTCGAGTTCGTATCGAATCTGGTACTCCGTCGTCTCTTCATCATACCATGGCCACCGGGAGAACAACTTTTTCACATCACTGATGAATTCTGCTGTACTCGTGTCACGATACTGGGGCAACCACCATGCCATCCGCACAAGATTGAACAAGTCTTTGCGGACCGGTTTTTTCTCTTGGAGCCGCTCGTCCATCGCCGCCAGACAGGGAAGTTCAAAGAGATCCTCGAGATCGTCAATATGAATCGGTTGTGCTCCATCGTTGTACTCGGTGAGCGTATAGAGGTTACGCCAGCCAGACTCGACAGTCACACTTGGATGATTTTGCATTGCGGTGAGGGCATTTCCGAGAGTTCGGGACGATGTAATCGCATCACAGGCGTGTTGTTCCCATCTTCGATCAGGCTCGTATGCATCAAGGGCATCGTACAGTTCTCGCGCAGTCTGCGATTCACCAAGCTGCACTGTGTCAGTATCTGCGGCTTTGACGGCGTTGATGATCGTCAATAGATCTCGTTTTTGCGTACTCCAATTTTCCCAGAGGCGATGAGTCTGTCCCGCCTCGAAAAACCGGTCGATCCGGTCTGTGATTGCTGACTCGTTTGCAGTTAGCCAGCTGCGTTGCTTTGGGGTAAGTGCTTCTTCCTGGGCAGTGAGTAGTCGTCCAAATGCATCCTCGGCATATGACCGATACTTCGTCATAAAATCCGAGACAGGGACATACAGATTGTTGTCCGCGATGTGTGCTTGGATCTCGCCCTGCTGGTTACCGTCACGATCCGCCCGCGCCAAGCACTTCCGCGAGGCAGCAACGAGTGGAATTTCGAGATAATATCCATCACCGAATTCGGATCGTGTCGTGATTTCCGTACAGGCGCGACCCGAGTGCGGACCGTCTTCACCAGGCTCTTTCGCATAGAGAATTTCTGCGATCTCCTGGTGGAGCGACCAATCCTCGTATTCTCGTACGAGTGAGGCAATGTTGTTCACATAGAGTTCACGCAGATCACCGAGCAGAGCAAGGCGTCGAGGTGGCGTGTCTTCGAGTTTGGGATGATCCACAATACAGACCGCGCCAAGAGTCACGAGAACGGCGAGCATCCCTGGGTCGTCAACATACGGTCGCTCTGTGGCCTTCCGACGTGTGCTAGGCGTAAATGCATCGCACGTGAACCGCTCGATATCCGCGAGTAACTTCTCTGTTTCTTGTGTCTCGTCGACCATCCAGTGTTGATACCCACGCTCAAACAGCTGTGAAAGCTGGAACTCTCCTGCATCACGTGGCAGTGCCGCCACTCGATAGGCGGTATAGTCGTCATTTAGCGGTGTCTTTCGGGTCATGTTGTGAGAAAACTGGGGATGGCCTCGGTTCGAAAGTCGAAATCCGGACTCTGGATTGGTTGGACGACTCGCGAGACATCGGCGTGGAGTGAGTATGGGAGGCGCATCACGCGTCGTCGGTCGGCCGTAACGACAGGATCAATCGGGATCTCATACTCTTCAAGCAGGAGGTCGTTGATTACTTCGCGACTCTGCTCGTCGTAGCGGTGCTTGTGGTCGGTATCGAGCAGGTAGACGTGACATCCTTGTCCCGAGTACACAACCATTGTCTCCGTAGCCGCGAAGTCATCCTCGAAAATCTCCTGGACAGCAAACCCATACTCAAGGGCTTGCTCGATGTCCGCGAACGCATAGGGATAGCCCTCCGGGGCACTGTCAACGATACGTGTCTCTCGAAGGTGTTCGGAATCGACTTGTTTCGTGGATTCGGTGGTCGGTTCTGCGCCGGATGCTGCTCGCCGTGCTGCGATGTCTTTGGCGTCGATATCGACGGCAAGCACCCACGGGCGTTCCCAATGATCGAGCGCATAATACACTGCGTCGGGTCGTGGCTCGGGTCGTTCGAGGAGATCCGGATCAGCAAGTGCGTAATTACTTCCTTGGAGCGGGTCGTGCCGAGCTGGATATTGAATGAACTCGATCAGCTCGTCTATTGAGTTGAACTGCTTTGTGAGTCGATCGCCAGACTTGTTGGTCTGCCACGTTTCCCGACGGATGAACGTTCGATCGGGTGCGCCCTGCTTCCGAACGGGGTACGCCTCACGGAACGCAAGAGCGTACTCCTTTGGCCCCACTGCGGTAATGAATGAGGGCAGCGTATCAATATGGGCTGGAAAACTCTCCGTATAGTACGTGTGGATTTCTTCACGGGTTGCTGCCCTCCGAGGTGTAGTCATGGGTCTTCGGAGACCTCCACCTCAGCTTTCAGGCTTCGGAACGTGTGAAGCGCTGTCATTCCCGGATCGTCGTACCCGCCAATCGCTGCTCGTAGCGAGCTAATCGTCCGTTTTTGGGTTGCACTCAGCGAGATATCGAGTTTCTCAGCATCAGTGAGCGTCTCGATTGCCTCTAAGAGGAACTCTTTGTCTTCACATGCCCAGACGGCTGCTGCGTCGACGGTCGCGAGCTTCTCGTAATCAGCCAGCAATGCTTCGGGATTGTTGCTCGGAGTTTCGACCTCGCCAACCCAGATGAGTTCGTCCGCAGCAGTGAATCCAGCAACGTCAAACACGGTATTTTCTGCAGGCTGGTAATAGACCTCTGTTCGCGCAACATCTTCCTGTTGGGTGACCCACGCTTCAAGGAAGACAACCCCGGCCTTATGTGGCGTTTTCTCACCGAGATCGCCGACTCCAGGATTGACGTCCAGTGAGCGATCGAGGAACGTTCGACCGGCAGGGAGCACTGTATAGTATGTCTGCCAGAATGACCGATGTTCTTCGATAAAATCCTTCTCTTTGAGTGTCTCGATATCGAGAGCAGAAAACGGTTCTTCAAGTACACTCATGCTCTCTAAGAGTGAATACTCCTCGACCTGGTGGTTCATCGCGTCAAGCACGAGACCAAGGAACGCTGCCTCATCGCGGGTTACGCCTTCTGCCCGAAGCGTCTCGTCTGGAATATCGGTCGTTGCGTCGCTAAAACGGCCCGATACTCTCGGATCCAAAATGAGAGTGGGTTCGGATTCATGGGGTTGGCCCGATTCATCAGCAGTTGTCGTGGGGGATTCGGTAGCAGATGAATCAAGCGATGCAAACTCTTGGAAGGAGATTTCAATGCCGTAGTCTTCGGCATGAGCAGCGATTTTCCGGAATCGATCGAGAAGGTCACTGGTAGAATCAGTCGATTTGTGCGCTCGACGAGCGGCAACGAAAACCTCGTCTTTCGACGCAAACTGACAGCAGACACTCGCTCGTCGCTTCTCAGCGTCTGTATACTCAGTGCCACAGAGATTACAGACGTAGCCGTCGGTCCCCGTATCGTAGTGGACGTGCTCGGAGAGTGCAGCATTATCGGGTCCGTCTCCCGTGTTATTCGCATCTGTCGTCTCTTCGCCTGCATCTGTGGTTCCCGCCTCTCCTTCACTAGATCCATTCTGGGTACCCGTTTCTGTCTGCTCAGACGATGTGGAGTTCGGTGGGTCTTCGGATGGTGACTGCTCCGTTGTCGGAGCGCCAAACATGGAAGCACCTCCGAAATCCTGTTCCTCACTCGGTCGGTCGCGGGCTGGTGTGTCTCCCATACCCGTTGGGACCTTGTCGTCTGTAGCTGTGCCTGTGGCGTCACTCACATCGCTTCCACCGAAGAAGGGTGTCTCGGCTGGAGTGCCACCGTCGACAGCTTCAGCGGCGGCTGTGTGCTCTTGTGATCCGTCTGTGCCTGCAGTGTCCGCATCACCCATCTTTGCAAGTGTCTCCCGTGCATCGTCGTGCCCGATTGTGCTCGGACGATCGGGGATACTGCATTCGCTCTGGGTTCGTCGTCTGACCTGTGGACGGGCCATCTCCTCAAAGAGGTGGTGTGCGTCACCGGCGAGTGGCTCATCACTTTCTGGGTGCCCTTCTGGAATTGGCAACGGAGCGAGCGAGAACGTCGTTGGATCGTTTTCACCAAACCCAGGACTTGGGAGTTGCACGACCCACTCGCCAGATGGTAATCGTTGTATCCGCTTGCTAAGGTCTTGTGTAGACAAATTCTCATGGCCCATCGATTTCGCGAGCTCATCGTCAACCTCGATGTTCCCGATGATTTTCGTCTTCACATTGTTCAAAATCTCTTTGTACGGTCGATTCGACCGACTGTGATCATTCACTTGATCGGGGTACTGCATGATCAGGCCAAGGCTCACACCGAATCCTCGTCCTTGGGGCAAAAACTCCTCATAGACGAGTTCGGAAGTCGCAACCGCCGCTGCCTCTTCAATGATTACGTTCGCAATCTTCTCATCACTCGTCACTGGTTCTCCCTCGTCTGTCCTGCTCTCATCGGACCATCCCTGTGCGGCATCCCAAAGATTGCTTAGCAGAACCATCGTCAGCGCATTGCGCGAGTCGGCACGCAACTCACCGATATCGAACAAAATTACTGCATCGTCATCGAGAAAGTGACGAAAGTCAAAGACGTTCTCGGTATATTCGTTAGCTTCGTTGTCCCACTCTGGAACGTGATTGAAGATCTGATAGAGGTGTTCGAGTTCGACCAGTTTGTTCAATCGATTCGCAGCCCCACCCATTGACTGCTGGAATTGCGTCTCATCTAGCTCACATTGCTGGAGTAACGCCCGCTCGATGTGCGCATTCTCTGCACAAATTTCCGGGATAATGCGTTCATGGCGCATCTGATAGACAGCCTCAATGAGCGTATCCAGGCTAAACGCGTCTTGCCCGTACTCCTTATCAAACAATGCTTTGATCAAGAACGTCAAAATCTCGTTCGCGACAAATGCTCGATCGTGCGTTTCTTTCCCGAGAATCAGCCGCATGACCTCGTGAAAATGCTCGACGGTATCCTGGATTGCATCTTCACGGCGCCGGCCCATCGCAAGCTTGGGCTGGATATCAAAAAACGAGAAGGCTGGAAGCATCTCCGGCGCATCGAAGTGATAGACGTTGTCCAGTGTCCCGAATTTCGCGTAATGAGCTTTGAGGTAGTTGTCAACCATTGCATCGCCTTTCGACTCGAGCAACACTGTTGGACCGCCGACGTGCTCACTCAGTGTCAGCAGATCATTCTGGACGCTTTTGGATTTTCCAGAGCCAGTCGAGGCGGCGCGAATGTAATGTGTAACGAGTGTTGATCGGTGGACGTAGATCGCGTCGTCAAGTGGTTGACTTCGATCTTTGAGCGGCAGGCCAATCGCCATCCCCGGTGCTGATAATCGGTCTAACATCTCCGGTGCTGGGAGAGACAACGGCTGACGGAGTTGTTCTTTACCGCGAGTACCACGGGCACCCTCAGTGGTCAAAGCATGGGCACTCGGTACGGCCACGAAATTAGCGAGTTCGTCCGCATTCAAAATGAGCTGCGAGCGTTTGCGCCCTTGGCGAGAGGTGTTGAGTGACCGATCGAGCAGCCGCTTGAGCTCCTTTCTGGCTGGATCGCGGATATTGGTTAGTCCTTTCGTGAGACGGCTTCCGTCCAGCTCATAGTACGCCCCATCGAGATGATTGAACGCGTTCGCAAGCGCGTCGACGTCACTTTCCACCGTTCCGATAGTCGAATCGTCTGCACCAGCAGGTGGCACCCCAGCTGCACGCAGGTTTACCAGATACGTCTGAGATGGGTTTTTCTGGTCGATGAGTGCTTGCCGGGAGGCAGCTCCTCCACTTGTGGCGTTTGGTGCTTGGCCGATATTCTCTCCGATCTGCGGTGCGTCTCGGCCACGCCGTCGATCACGAATCTCTTCTTCGTCATAGCCCCGAAGCATATCTCTGAGATTGGTCTTCGTGGTTTGGACGAACCCATCACGTTTCGTCTGAATATTCTCCTTGCGTGTATTGGCCGCTTTCTCCCAGTCCGCATACCGTGTGAAGAGCACTTGCAAAACGGTGGGAGCACTCGCGTTCGCAAGCCGCTCGACGGCCGTTGCGAGCGGGGCTTTCGCCGATGTACTATCGCCATTCTGTGTCGTGTGGAGCTGTGAATACTGTGTGAGCGGCGTCATCCAA
The Haladaptatus caseinilyticus DNA segment above includes these coding regions:
- a CDS encoding saccharopine dehydrogenase family protein, whose amino-acid sequence is MTDELLIYGSYGYTGALVAKTAVDEGESPVLAGRQAEAVEAQATELGLDHQTFSLEHPAIIEQSVSHFDAVLNCAGPFSSTATPLIDACLETGTDYLDITGQIDVLESIAERDDDAIEADVTLLPAVGFDVVPTDCLAVYLADQVDNPTRLRLALDGLQTFSPGTGKSIVEGLHRPGAVHENGEIRDVPPAWRTRTFAFDGMHKKAVTVPWGDVSTAFYATNIPNIETYATVPEYAIKVMKRSGKFTRVLGSKPVQAGLKTLIDNMVSGPTAAQREQNVTRVVGEVETDDGEQVSAHLQTPDTYDLTAKTAIESARRVLDNGVEAGFLTPGEAFGSDYVLTFPGVERRDIDSHD
- a CDS encoding aldo/keto reductase, whose protein sequence is MASTTEAVTINGVTIPALGLGTAPMTGRECRVAVEQALELGYRHVDTAQMYNNEDAVGAGITAAAVDREDVFVTTKLNRGNVAPEKVLSSVEASLDRLDTTYIDLLLIHAPSNRVQITDTIGAMNDLQDRGLVHHIGVSNFSVEQTRAAMEASRTPIVTNQVQYNPYHRRDNLLAFCIQHDVSLTAYTPLAKGRVATNETLITIGEQYGKTGAQVALRWLLQQSNVIAIPKASRSEHLQENFDVFDFKLTDDEMDAIFAVTGGVIDRLREMFQ
- a CDS encoding helix-turn-helix transcriptional regulator, with product MSAGIDNIQFLATSAHRVGVLEALRDGPTDRQELCEATGASSPTVGRVLADFSERQWLVRDGPTYGLTSLGEYVADRFLALRDVMEIEEKLRDVWHWLPVEMPGFSVDLFADAVVSYPGPGYPYEPVERLSQLIASTSSLRGFDNIVYKSSNLETACGAVLEGMTFEYVFTPEALEGTFAWNPDRIMEVTACENAAIFVHDNLPDGDRCGLGIVDDRAGICCHDTETGALVAVIDTDAPKAREWAISVFEEVRVEATPLDAAAFDSTAPS
- a CDS encoding flavin-containing monooxygenase produces the protein MTERYDTIVIGGGQAGLATGYYLQQYDQDFVILDASDRVGDAWRTRWDSLQVFTPARYSTLPGMDYPGSPYAFPTKDEVADYLETYALHFDLPVGLGVRVDGLERSGDGFLVSAGNRRFEADNVIVAMASYQVPKIPEFASELSDDIVQLHTSDYRNPDQLQDGDVLVVGAGNSGSEIALDVADEHETWLSGRDVGHVPFHIDSWFGRHLGVPFVMRVLFHRILTTGTPIGRRKRPQILSQGIQMVRVKPSDLAAAGIERVPRTTGVRNGRPVVGDDDVLDVENVIWCTGFQPDFSWIDLPIFDGKEEPKEPVHLRGVVPDEPGLYFVGLFFLYAMTSGLFTGLGRDAEYVVDHLTSRTRQQHPHPSYTGSVDEAPDQS
- a CDS encoding primase-associated protein, whose translation is MTRKTPLNDDYTAYRVAALPRDAGEFQLSQLFERGYQHWMVDETQETEKLLADIERFTCDAFTPSTRRKATERPYVDDPGMLAVLVTLGAVCIVDHPKLEDTPPRRLALLGDLRELYVNNIASLVREYEDWSLHQEIAEILYAKEPGEDGPHSGRACTEITTRSEFGDGYYLEIPLVAASRKCLARADRDGNQQGEIQAHIADNNLYVPVSDFMTKYRSYAEDAFGRLLTAQEEALTPKQRSWLTANESAITDRIDRFFEAGQTHRLWENWSTQKRDLLTIINAVKAADTDTVQLGESQTARELYDALDAYEPDRRWEQHACDAITSSRTLGNALTAMQNHPSVTVESGWRNLYTLTEYNDGAQPIHIDDLEDLFELPCLAAMDERLQEKKPVRKDLFNLVRMAWWLPQYRDTSTAEFISDVKKLFSRWPWYDEETTEYQIRYELENDIGGEIPLPMNCSNGDMQRYCIGRDQCPYSIYGSLPFPNDMYEQLDTQSE
- a CDS encoding bifunctional DNA primase/polymerase; amino-acid sequence: MTTPRRAATREEIHTYYTESFPAHIDTLPSFITAVGPKEYALAFREAYPVRKQGAPDRTFIRRETWQTNKSGDRLTKQFNSIDELIEFIQYPARHDPLQGSNYALADPDLLERPEPRPDAVYYALDHWERPWVLAVDIDAKDIAARRAASGAEPTTESTKQVDSEHLRETRIVDSAPEGYPYAFADIEQALEYGFAVQEIFEDDFAATETMVVYSGQGCHVYLLDTDHKHRYDEQSREVINDLLLEEYEIPIDPVVTADRRRVMRLPYSLHADVSRVVQPIQSPDFDFRTEAIPSFLTT